The Sandaracinus amylolyticus genomic interval GCGCCCGACGTCGTGTACCGCCTCGACGTCCGGTCGCGCACGCGGATCCGCGCGCGCTTCCTCGATCAGGAGTTCGCGCCCGTCGTCTACCTGCAGAGCGCGTGCGGCACGCAGACCAGCGAGCTCTTCTGCGTCGACGGGAGCGCGGGGGCGCCGATCGATCAGACCGTGCAGCCGGGCACGTACTTCCTCGTCGTCGACGGGCAGAACGCGGATGCGTTCGGCAGCGCGCAGATCTCGCTGCAGCTCGACGATCTCGGCGCGCTCGATCAGTCGTGCCGCTCGGCGCCGCAGATCCGCCCGGGTCGCCAGATCACCGGCGACACGACGGGCAGCACCGATCGCTTCCAGGCGACGTGCGCCGGGAACGCGCAGAGCCCCGACCTCGTCTACCGCCTGCAGCTGCGCCGCCGGCAGCGCGTGCGCATCAGCTCGGAGCAGACCGACTTCGACGGCGCGATCTACGTGCGCAGCGACTGCATCGACGCGAACACCGAGGTCGCGTGCAACGACGACGCGGGCGACAACCGCCACTCGATGATCGAGGTAGTGCTCGACCCCGGGAACTACTTCGTGTTCGTCGACGGGTACGCGACGGGCAACCAGGGGCGCTTCACGCTCGACGTCGACCTCTCCGCGCCGTGATCGGCTTGCCCGACGACTTCGTTCACGCGACGTTCACGCGCGCGTCGCACGAACGAGGCACGCAGCGCGCAGAGCGCTGCGCGCGCGACACGGGTGGCTCGATTGACCACCGAACGGGCTCTCGCCTACGTTGAGCCCCGACGGTTCCAAGGAAAACGCACGAATGTCTCGACTCTGCAGCTTCCTTCCAGCTCTCCTCGCGATCGCCGTCGGGCTCGCTCCGGCGCTGATGGCCCCGGGCCTCGCGTCGGCCCAGCAAGCGGCGGCGCCCACCGCGGAGCAGCGCCAGCGCGCGCGTGAGCTCTACGGAGAGGGCCAGGCGCACTTCGAGGCGGGACGTTTCGCGGAAGCGCAGGCGGCGTTCGAGGGCGCGTACCGAGAGGTGCCGAACCCGGTCGTGCTCCTCGGTGTCGCGTCGGCGCAGGAGGGCCTCGGGCAGCCGCTCGATGCCGCGCGCACGCTGCGTCGCTACCTGCGCGAGCGACCCGACGCACCGGATCGCGCCACGATCGAGCAGCGCATCGCGGCGATGGATCCGAACGGCGTGACCGCCTCGCAGGAGCCCGCCGCGCCGGCCGCGACGGGCACGATCCGCGTCGTCTGCACGCCTGCCGGCGCGGCGATCGCGCTCGACGGGACCGACACCGGACGCACGGCGCCGGCCGACCTCGAGGTGCCCGCGGGTGAGCACACGATCACGCTCACGCTCGCGGGGTACCAGCCGATCACGGAGACCGTGAACGTCGCGGCGGGCGGCATGAACGAGCTCGCGCTCACGCTCGTCGAGGCGAGCGCGGAAGGCGAAGGCCTGCAGGGCGAGGGCGATGCGTTCGGCGAGGGCGGCGTCGAGGAAGCGACCGCCGAGGGCGAGGCCGAGGGCGCTGCCGAGCCTCCGCCGCCGGCGGACACCGGCCCGAGCGCGGGGGTGTGGGTCACCACGGCGATCGCGGGCGTGGGGCTCGTGACCGGCACGATCTTCGGGTTCCTCGCGCTCTCGGAGCAGAGCGACTTCGACGCGATGCCCACCGCTGACGCGGCCGATCGCGGCGAGACCTTCGCGCTGATCGCGGATCTGTCGTTCGGCGTCGCGATCGCGGCGGGCGTGACGGCGATCGTGCTCTACGCGGTCGATCGCCCGCAGCCCGAGAGCGAGACGCCGCCGGAGACGGCGCGTCGCGACGAGGGACCGCGCTTCACGCTCGCCCCGTGGGCCTCGCCGACGTCGGGCGGCGCGGCGGCGCGCATCGAGTTCTGACCTGCTTCTCTTGTGCGGAGGATCGAGAGGATGCTTGGAGTGAACGCGCGGGCGCGCATCATCGCGGCGCTGCTGGTCGGCCTCGCGCTGCAGGGATGCCAGCTGATCGTCGACTTCGATCGCAGTCGGATCGTGGAAGGCGATGCCGGTGTCGACGCCGGCGCGGCCGACGCGGGCGGTGGCGGCATGGACGCCGGGAGCGACGCGGGCGGCGACGACGCGGGCACCGACGCGGCGATGGACGATGCGGCGATGGACGACGCCGGGAGCGACGCGGCGATGGACGACGCGGGGAGCGACGCGGCCGTCGCGATGACCTGCGGCAACGGGACCGAAGAGGGCACCGAGGCCTGCGACGACGGCAACACCGTCACCGAGGCCGAGTGCCCGTACGGCTCGACGCCGCCGTGCATGATCTGCGACGCGACGTGCGAGCACGAGATCGAGCGCACGACCGCGCCGCGCTGCGGCGACGGCGACACCGACGCGCCGCAGGAAGACTGCGACGACGGGAACACCACGACGGAGCGCTGCGCGTACGGCACGGCGACCTGCACCGTGTGCGACGCGACCTGCCAGGACGCGGCCGCCACCGGTCCGACGTGCGGCGACGGAACCGTCGACGCCCCGCAGGAAGAGTGCGAGCCGCCGAGCACCGCGACCTGCGACGCGAGCTGCCAGGACGTCACCTGAGCCGCGGGTAGGGCGACGTTGCGGTGCCGCGACGTCGCCCTAGAATCGCGCTCGATGGACTCGCGCGACGAGAAGAAGACCGCGGCTCCGAAGCCCGAGGCTCCGCGCCGCGAGGATGTCGTCCTCGTGCACTCTCCGACGGACGACGGTCGCGGCTGGCGCGTGCTGCGCAAGCGCGAGGATCGCATCGAGGCCGGCGCGATCCATCCGGTGCGCGAGGGTCAGCCGATCCAGGGCGAGCTCGTGTCGCTCAGGCAGCGCGCGGGCACGCCGCTCTTCGACGTCGAGACCCACTACGCGCCGAAGAGCGGCCCCGCGCAGGTCGCGAGCTCCGCGTATCGCGCGAACTGGGATGCGATCTTCGGCTCCCGCGCCGACGACACGCCGCAGCTGACGAACTGATCGCGTCCTATCGCGTCCGCCGGCGTCATAGAATGCGTCTATGTCGCCCGACGCGCTGACGCCGGCCGCGCTGCGCTACTTCGTGTGCATCGCGGAGCTCGGGAGCCTCACTGCCGCGTCCCGCGCGCTCCGCATCAGCCAGCCCTCGCTCACCGTCGCGCTGCGCAAGCTCGAGGAGGAGCTCGGCACGACGCTGTTCGTGCGCACGAGCCGCGGCGTGCGCACCACGTCGAGCGGTGACGCGCTGCTGCGCCACGCGCGACAGGTGATGCGCTCGCTCGCCGATGCGCGCACCGAGATCGAAGGGCTCGAGAAGGAGCCCCGCGGGCGCTTCACGGTCGGGTGCCACGAGAGCCTCGGCGCGTACTTCCTGCCCGGCCTCATGGCGCCGTTCCTCGCGCGTCATCCGGGGATCGAGCTCGCGCTGTGGAACGGCAACTCGCGCGACGTGCAGCGCGCGGTGCTCGATCGTGTCGTCGACGTGGGCATCGTCGTGAACCCCGAGCCGCATCCCGAGCACGTCGTGCAGACGCTCTTCGAGGATCGCGTCGAGCTCGTGGTGACGTCGGCGCTGCGTCGCACCGCGCGTCGTGAGCCGCTCGCGCTGCTGCGCTCGCACCCGCTCCTGTACGTGCCGGCGCTGAAGCAGGTGCAGTGGCTGCTCGTCGCGCTCGAGAAGCGCGATGTGCGCGCGTCGCGCCCGCTGCCGTGCTCGAGCATGGAGCTCGTGAAGAGCCTCATCCTCGACGGCACGGGCGTCGGCGTGCTGCCGCGTCGCGTCGCGAGCCATCGCGTCGCCGAAGGACGCCTGGTCGCGCTCGACGATGCGCTTCCGGCCTACGAAGACTCGATCGCGGTGGTGCGCCGCGCCGACGCGCACGTCACGAGCGCGATGCGCCTCCTGCTCGACGCGCTCGTCGCGCACGGACGGAGCATGCGCGCCGCCGCGAGCGTATCGCGATAGGATGCCGGTCCCCGCCTGCGGGGCGGGACGAGGAGCGATCATGGCGCGTTCGATCGTGTTGCGTCTCGGGGACGAAGAGAGCGCCTTCGCGTTCGCGAAGGTCGAGCGCGACAAGCTCTACGGGCGCAAGCAGCGGGTCGTCGTCGACGAGCAGAACCGCGCGTGCGCGCAGGCGTACCTGACGGCCGACGGGACCGCGCTCGTGCCCACGGGTGGCACCGCGCACGTGTGGATCGACGAGCGCTGGGACGCGGTCGAGCAGGACGGACGCCTCCCGGTGGACGAAGCCGGACAGGCGCTCGAGCTGCATCCGTCGACGCTCGGTGTCGCGCAGGACGCGAGCGTGGTCGACCCCAAGCGCGTGCTCGATCACGTCACGAGCGCGATCTACCAGCTCGATGCCGAGGCGATCTCGCCGAAGCTCGAGGACGTGCTCGCGAAGGGCGGGATCGTCGAGGTGCCGTTCTGCTACCGCGACGGCTTCGATCAGGACGTGCTCTTCGTGCTGAAGAACGACGAGGGCTACTTCGCGATGGTGGCGCAGCCGACGGGGTTCGAGATGCTCGAGCGCGAGGCGCTCCCGCTCGCGATCGAGCCCTCGGGCGAAGAGAGCGACGAGCTCTCGGACGATCTCGACTTCTCGATGATGTGAGGGAAGGGCGATGCCGAGGCTGATTTCGATCGCAGATGCGAAGAAGCGCGACGCGCAGATCGAGCTCGTGTCGCCCGCTCGCGGCGAGCGCGTGCGCTGGGTGAGCAAGGGCCACGGCGCGCCGCTCAAGCTCGAGCGCCTGATCAAGAGCACCGAGAAGACGAGCTTCGACGCGCTCGTGAAGCAGGTGGGCTCGCCCGAGGCGCTGTCCAAGGCGCTGGTCGAGGGCGATCCCGAGATCGATCTCGAGCAGGTCGGTCGCCGGCTCGGCAATGCGACGCGCGTGTGGGTCGGGCCCGAGGGCAACGTGCTCTACGCCGCGCGTGTGCTGCAGATCGTGAGCGCGCCCGACGGCGCCGAGAAGTCGCGCGCGGACTTCGTCGACGTCGAGGCGACGGTCGGCGAGGAGCAGCCGCCGATCCTGTGGTCGGGGCGACTGATGCCCGCCGATCAGGTGGTGCGCCGCTTCGCGCTCGTGCGGAAGGTGCAGCTGCGCCACGTGAACGGCCTCACCTTCGACTTCCTCCACGACATCGCGGCGCACCTCGATCGCGAGCAGAAGCTGCTCGTGGTCGGCGCGGGACCGAAGGCCGCGCTCCCGCTGATCTTCCAGACGAACGGCACGCCGTTCCGCGGGTTCCTCGAAGGACGCGTCGAGGGCGAGCGCTACAAGCTCGTGCTCCACCTCTCGAACCTCGAGATCAAGCGCGTCGCCGCGCCCGCGAAGGACGTCGCGCTGCCGAAGGAGGGCGCATGAGCGCCGAGGCGTGGAAGTCGTGGGCCGCGGTGAGCGAGCCCTACGGGAGCGGGCGCAAGGCCGGCGTCGGCGCGCTGCTCGATCAGGATCTCCTCTCGCGGCTCAAGCGCTACAAGCGCCAGGTCGCGAAGCGCTATCGCGTGGTCGAGCCCGACATCGTCGATCGCGCGCTGCCGAGCGGTGAGCAGCTCTTCATCTCGCCCAAGCTCGACGGAGAGCTCTGGTTCCTCGTGAAGCGCGAGGGCGACGTCGCGCTCGTCGCGTACAACGGGCGCGTGCTGCACGGCATCTCGGTGCTGAGCGGGGTCGCGAAGAAGCTCGAGGGGGTCTCGCAGATCGTGATCGCCGGCGAGCTCGTCGGCGCGTCCGGCAGCGAGCGGCCGCGATCGCACCACGTGAACACTGCGCTCTCGGACACGAAGCTCGAAGGCGCGCTCTCGTTCCACGCGTTCGATCTCGTCGAGGAGGACGGCGCGGACGCGCTCTCGCGCAACTACGAGGCGCGGCACACGCGCTTGCTCTCGCTGCTCGGCGAGGACGCGGGCGCGCGCTGCACCGTCGTGCACACGCAGCGCGGCGAGCCGAACGTCGTCGCGCAGCGCTATCGCGACTGGGTGCTCGCGGATCGCTTCGAGGGCGTCGTCGCGCGCAGCGATCGCGGCCTCACCTACAAGATCAAGCCGACGAGCACGGTGGATCTCGTCGTGCTCGCGTTCGGCGAGCGCATCACCGGCAACGTGAAGCAGGTGCGCGAGCTGCAGGTCGGCCTGGTGCGCGAGGACGGGAGCTTCCAGCTCGTCGGGTCGGTGGGCACCGGCCTGTCCGAGGACGATCGCGTGAAGTGGCACGCGAAGCTCAGCGCGATCGAGGCGAAGAGCTCGTTCCGCCTCGCGAACCGCGAAGGCACGCTGTGTCGCTTCGTGCGGCCCGAGATCGTCGTCGAGGTGCGCGTCTCCGACTTCCTCTCGAGCGACGGATGGGACGTTCCGATCCGACGCATGTCGCTCGGGTGGGATCCGTCGAGCGGCTGGCGCGCGATCGGTGAGACGCGCACCGCAGTGCCGCTCCATCCGGTGCTCCTGCGCGAGCGCACCGACAAGACCGTCGACGTCGGCAGCGTCGGGATGACGCAGATCACCGCGTACCTCGACGACGTCGCGGAAGAGGTCGTGAAGGCGACGCGGCGCGCGAGCGCCGAGGTCGTGCGTCGCGCGGTGTTCACGAAGGACGCGAAGGGCGCGGTCGCGGTGCGGAAGATCGTGGTGGTGCGCACCCACAAGGAGCACGAGGGATCGCACCCGCCGTTCGTGGTGTTCGCGACCGACTACTCGCCGGGCCGGAAGGAGCCCCTGCAGACGACGCTGCGCACGGCATCGAACGCCGAGGGCGCGGACGCGCACGTGGTCGCGTGGCTCGTCGAGAACGTGAAGAAGGGCTGGAACGAAGTCGTCGAGCAGCGGAAGGGCGTGCCCACGGTCGCGGCGGAGACGCCGCCCGTCGAAGAAGCGAGCGCGCCGGCCCCGAAGACGGCGAAGAAGAAGAGCGCCGCGAAGAGCGAAGAGCCCGAGACGACGTCGGCCGCGCCTCCGAGCGAAGCGGAGGACGCGGCCGACGAGGCGAAGCCGAAGAAGAAGGCAGCGCGCAAGCGCGCGACGAAGAGCGAGGGCGCGTCGCCCGAAGACGAAGCGAAGTGAGCCGGACTCACTTTTCGCGAGGTCAGATCCGGCGCACGGACTCGAGCGTGCGCTGGGCCGACACGCGTCGATCGCCGAGCGTCGCGCGACGCTCGTCGGCGCGGCGATCGGGCACCTCGCGTCGCGGCTCGGCCTCGGCGTAGTCGACGATCGAACGGGTCTGCTGGGGGTCGTTCCAGAGCATGGCGGGCAGTCTCGGCAAGCGTCGGATCGCGAGCAAGAAAGCGGCGCTGCGGCGCATCGTGCACGGCGAGAGCCTCGCCGCGCTCGCGACGCTGCCCGATGCGTGCGCGCGCCTCGTGTACATCGATCCGCCGTTCAACACCGGGCGCGTGCAGTCGCGCCGACGGCTGCGCGTGACGCGCGACGAAGAAGGCGAGCGCATCGGCTTCCAGGGCGCGCGGTATCGCGTCGAGAAGCTCGACGAGGTCGCGCGCTACGACGACAAGCGCGGCGACGAGTACGTGCCGTGGCTGATGTCGCGCGTGGAGGCATCGCTTCGCTGTCTCAGCGAGGATGGATCGATCTTCGTGCACGTCGATCCGCGCGAGTCGCACTACGTGAAGGTCGCGCTCGACGGATTGCTGGGACGCGCGTCGTTCGTGAACGAGATCGTGTGGGCCTACGACTACGGCGCGCGCACCAAGAAGCGCTGGCCCGCGAAGCACGACGTGCTGCTCTGGTACGCGCGCGACCCGAAGCGCTACGTGTTCGATCACGACGCGATCGATCGCGTGCCGTACATGGCGCCGAAGCTCGTCGGTCCCGAGAAGGCCGCGCGCGGCAAGACGCCGACCGACGTGTGGTGGAACACGATCGTGCCGACCAACGGACGCGAGAAGACGGGCTATCCCACGCAGAAGCCGCTCGCGATCCTCGAGCGCATCGTGCGCGTGCACAGCGCGCCGGGCGACGTCGTGCTCGACTTCTTCGCGGGGAGCGGGACGACGGGCGAAGCGGCGGCGAAGCACGATCGCGGGTTCGTCCTGATCGACTCGAGCCGCGACGCGGTGCGCGTGATGAAGGCGCGGCTCGCGCGCTGGGAGCCCGAGATCGCGCGCGTGCGCTCGCGTTCGCGCGTTTTTTGACCGGCGCTCGCCGTATCGTGCATGCATCGCCGCACGAGGTGGTCGGCGATGAGCGAGAAGGATCTCCTGGATCGCGTTCGTGCGTTGGTGGCGGACGTCACGCGCGCGCGCTTCGAGGGCAGTGCGTACGCGAAGCTCTCTCGCGCGCACGGCTACGCGGATGGCTACATGCGGGCGCTGCTCGATGCGGGGCTCGTGAGCCGTGAGACGTTGATCTCGGCGGTCGGCGACGCGCGTCGTGGTGTGGTCGACGGCGAGCTCGAGCCGGTCTCGGGCGTCTCGTCGCGCACCGCGGCCTGAGCCCAGCTGGAGTGCTCGCCTGCGCGAGGCCCGCACGGGAGCGTGCGGCGCACGCGGACAGTCTCTGACCGGAGCGCAGACGGAAACGCGAAGCGGCGAGCGCCTCTCTCGAGGGCGCTCGCCGCTTCTTCGTTCCGTCAGTGCGTCGTGATCACTCGACGGTCAGCACGCGCACGCCCTGCTCCGACGCGGCGCGCGACTCCTGGCGCCACCACGTCGCGACGTACGACGTGGTGCCGATCAGGACCTGCTCCGCCCAGAACCCAGTGTGGTTCTCGTCGTCGAGCACCGAGATCGTCCACTCCCCGCCGCCCGCGGCGCGACGCGCGAGCATGAGGTGCTGCACCGTCGCGTCCTGGTACGTGACGCGGATCTCGCCACCGTCGGTCACGACGATCGACGAGTCGTCGCCGACGATGTGGCGCCCGTCGGTGTGCGGCGTGGTGCCGTCGCTCGTGCCGGTGTCGATCGTCTGCGGCACCGAGGGCACGCCGCCCGCGATCGAGACGTAGCGCAGCGCTTCCTCGGCACCGTCGACGTACGCGACGTGCACGGTGCCCGCCGCGTCGACGAAGATCGACGTGCCGATGCCGCTGTCGCCCGAGCTCGAGTCGTCGCCGCGCGCGTAGCCGTCGACGAGGATCGGCGCGCCCCACGTGCCGCCGACGCTCGCCAGCTCCGACGCGTAGAGGTTGCCCTGGCCGCGGTCGTACCACGCGACCACGAGCCCGCCCGAGGGCGTGCGCGCGAGCGCGGTGTAGAGGCCGTACGCGGGCGGCAGATCCTCGACGTAGTTCGCGGGCAGCGCGGCCTGGCAGGTGCCCATGAAGCACTGGTTGTCGCCGCAGTCCTCCGCGCAGTCGCTCGTCGGGACCACGCACGAGCCGTTCTCGAGGCAGACCTGGCCGGTGCCGCAGAAGTCGGGGCGGCAGAAGACGTCCGCGCCCGCGACCTCGGTGATCGTCCAGCTCGTCTCGCTCGTCGGGTTCGCGTCGCTCGCGACGGCGACGCGCACGGTGCTGCGCGGCTGGCCCGAGCCCGCTGCGTTCTCCTCGACGCGGAGGTACGCGACGGCCGGCGCGCCGCCCTCGAGCAGCACGAGCGACGCGTAACGACCCGCGTCGCCGGTGTCGTCGACGGTGTGGGTCTCCCACGCGCCGGGCGATCCGATCGCGAGCTTCAGCGCGCCGTTCGTCGCGTCGTAGTACGCGATGTAGAGGCTCGACCCGGAGTCGGCGATCGACGTCCAGCGACCGACGTCGTCGCCGGGCGCGCTCACGCCTTCGCGCCAAGCGTCGGGATCGTTGGTGACCGGGCGGTCGGGGGCGCCGTCGACGATCTCCCACTCGACGTCACCGCTCGTCGAGATCGTGCCGAGCACGAGATCGCCGTAGCGCTGGTTCGTCGGCACGCCCGCGCTGTACGCGCTGACGTACTGCTCGCCGCTCTCGCTCACGACGAGATCGAGATCGGTGCCGATCATGCCCTGCTGGAGCGGCGGCTTGCGCATGCACTCGCTGCACGTGACCTCGCAGCCCGTGCCGACGACGAGGTTCGCGATCGGGCACGTGAACCCGGGATCGCAGAGCGCGTCGACGTCGTAGCTCGCGCACATGTTGGTCTCTTCGCAGCAGATCTGACCCGCGGTGAGGCCCGGCGGCGCGGCCGCGATGCACATGTCACCGCAGGGCGCGCCGCCACCGCCGTCGCCGCACTCGCAGCCCTGCGCGCCGAGCACGAGCGGGAGCATCAGCATCCCGATCGTCAGGACGCGACGCAGCTTCGCGCCATCGAGCGCGCGACGGCGGCGCACCACCATCGCGCCGAGCAGCAGCAGCGAGCCGACGAGCGCGAGCGGCGCGTTGCGGTCGGTGCCGCCGACCGCGACGCCGCAGTCACAGCCGCCGCCGACCGGGTTCGGAATGCCGCGGATGAGCGGGAACGTCGCGGAGCTCACGTTGCCCGCTTCGTCACGCACCTCGATGCCGAGCATGCCGCCGTCGACCAGCAGCGAGTCGGGCTCGTAGCGCGGCGACGACTGCCACGCGCTCCACTCACCGTCGCGCACGCGGAAGCGGTACTCGAGCTGCTCCTCCGCGCTGATGAGGTCGCTCGCGTGCACGACGAAGCCCGTGCCCTCGCTCGACACCTGCACCTCGGGCGGCAGGACGTCGACGATGAGCTCGGTGCGCGCCGGGCTGCGGTCGACCGAGTCGCCCTCGCCGCGGATGCGAGCGCGCGCCTCGATCACGTGGCGCGCCTGGAGCAGCAGCACGTCGTCGTCGATGCGGACGCGCGGATCGCTCGTCCACCGCGACCACGTCATGCCGTCGATGCGATAGCTGTACTCGTACTCGGC includes:
- a CDS encoding LysR family transcriptional regulator encodes the protein MSPDALTPAALRYFVCIAELGSLTAASRALRISQPSLTVALRKLEEELGTTLFVRTSRGVRTTSSGDALLRHARQVMRSLADARTEIEGLEKEPRGRFTVGCHESLGAYFLPGLMAPFLARHPGIELALWNGNSRDVQRAVLDRVVDVGIVVNPEPHPEHVVQTLFEDRVELVVTSALRRTARREPLALLRSHPLLYVPALKQVQWLLVALEKRDVRASRPLPCSSMELVKSLILDGTGVGVLPRRVASHRVAEGRLVALDDALPAYEDSIAVVRRADAHVTSAMRLLLDALVAHGRSMRAAASVSR
- a CDS encoding DNA-methyltransferase, which encodes MAGSLGKRRIASKKAALRRIVHGESLAALATLPDACARLVYIDPPFNTGRVQSRRRLRVTRDEEGERIGFQGARYRVEKLDEVARYDDKRGDEYVPWLMSRVEASLRCLSEDGSIFVHVDPRESHYVKVALDGLLGRASFVNEIVWAYDYGARTKKRWPAKHDVLLWYARDPKRYVFDHDAIDRVPYMAPKLVGPEKAARGKTPTDVWWNTIVPTNGREKTGYPTQKPLAILERIVRVHSAPGDVVLDFFAGSGTTGEAAAKHDRGFVLIDSSRDAVRVMKARLARWEPEIARVRSRSRVF
- a CDS encoding ATP-dependent DNA ligase, with the protein product MSAEAWKSWAAVSEPYGSGRKAGVGALLDQDLLSRLKRYKRQVAKRYRVVEPDIVDRALPSGEQLFISPKLDGELWFLVKREGDVALVAYNGRVLHGISVLSGVAKKLEGVSQIVIAGELVGASGSERPRSHHVNTALSDTKLEGALSFHAFDLVEEDGADALSRNYEARHTRLLSLLGEDAGARCTVVHTQRGEPNVVAQRYRDWVLADRFEGVVARSDRGLTYKIKPTSTVDLVVLAFGERITGNVKQVRELQVGLVREDGSFQLVGSVGTGLSEDDRVKWHAKLSAIEAKSSFRLANREGTLCRFVRPEIVVEVRVSDFLSSDGWDVPIRRMSLGWDPSSGWRAIGETRTAVPLHPVLLRERTDKTVDVGSVGMTQITAYLDDVAEEVVKATRRASAEVVRRAVFTKDAKGAVAVRKIVVVRTHKEHEGSHPPFVVFATDYSPGRKEPLQTTLRTASNAEGADAHVVAWLVENVKKGWNEVVEQRKGVPTVAAETPPVEEASAPAPKTAKKKSAAKSEEPETTSAAPPSEAEDAADEAKPKKKAARKRATKSEGASPEDEAK
- a CDS encoding PEGA domain-containing protein, yielding MSRLCSFLPALLAIAVGLAPALMAPGLASAQQAAAPTAEQRQRARELYGEGQAHFEAGRFAEAQAAFEGAYREVPNPVVLLGVASAQEGLGQPLDAARTLRRYLRERPDAPDRATIEQRIAAMDPNGVTASQEPAAPAATGTIRVVCTPAGAAIALDGTDTGRTAPADLEVPAGEHTITLTLAGYQPITETVNVAAGGMNELALTLVEASAEGEGLQGEGDAFGEGGVEEATAEGEAEGAAEPPPPADTGPSAGVWVTTAIAGVGLVTGTIFGFLALSEQSDFDAMPTADAADRGETFALIADLSFGVAIAAGVTAIVLYAVDRPQPESETPPETARRDEGPRFTLAPWASPTSGGAAARIEF